In Penicillium oxalicum strain HP7-1 chromosome I, whole genome shotgun sequence, a single window of DNA contains:
- a CDS encoding Ribosome biogenesis protein bms1, with protein MEQQSNRAHRPAKEKKRFEGSNPKAFAYSNPGKLNKQAARSHDVKEKRLHVPQVDRMPEEAPPTVVAIVGPSGVGKTTLLKSLIRRYTKQTLSSPQGPLTVVTTKRKRLTFLECPSDSLAAMIDIAKIADIVLLMIDGNYGFEMETMEFLNALSTSGMPGNVFGILTHLDLFKKQSTLRMTKKRLKHRFWSELYQGAKLFYLSGVINGRYPDREVHNLSRFLSVMKNPRPLIWRNSHPYALADRFLDITPPTQIEENPKCDRTVALYGYLRGTNFPAQGARVHVPGVGDLTVSGIEGLPDPCPTPYMDQQIAKATGKSNRRRLGEKQKLLFAPMSDVGGVLVDKDAVYIDLKTNTFDRGSDDESDDENRGLGEKLVVGLQGERRMLGEADEGIRLFRGGEAVAKAEDAEGSGRKHKRHARVADTERVTELGSDEEDASEEDEDEFGDDQDENDDFSDDEDGEIDMSAPADFESKFKERQNGSLQREAEDVAFADSDSDLGSVSSVEDQELDSGEEDDEDDDEEDEDEDEEGNARWKDNMLTNAKALHGKRPAFRVKDLSRMMYDESITPAEVVQIWRGEDRDDDESDIEVGEDGEEFFKKTDNEKRDQEDFRAVPDYDYEELERKWRDEELIESLKRRFVTGKLGGGGSDDELEEGDLDDLDSDDEGDGAFEDLETGEAFDGFDDDDEKDEDEEGDENDEETPEGPADLDAERERNAKRKEELKLRFEEEDREGFANAKDGQRDGMEGEFGEDDWYDLQKAKMQKQLDINRAEFEELDPASRARAEGYKAGTYARIVLENVPYEFAAKFNPRFPVIVGGLAPTEDRFGYVQIRIKRHRWHKKILKSNDPLIFSLGWRRFQSLPIYSTSDSRTRNRMLKYTPEHMHCFGVFYGPLVAPNTGFCCVQSFSNKNPGFRIAATGVVLSVDEHTEIVKKLKLTGVPYKIFKNTAFIKDMFNSSLEIAKFEGASIKTVSGIRGQIKRALSKPEGYFRATFEDKILMSDIVFLRAWYPIKPHRFYNPVTNLLDQEEGGAGDSGWQGMRLTGEVRRDQGIPTPMNKDSAYRKIERQERHFNPLRVPKQLAAELPYKSQITKMKKHSDKTYMQKRAVVLGGEEKKARDLMQKLTTMRNEKQAKRAAKQEERRKVYRAKVADSLEKKTAREKRERDDYWRREGKKRKNDDDSGGGGGKKRK; from the exons ATGGAGCAGCAATCGAATAGGGCCCATCGCCctgccaaggagaagaagagatttGAGG GCTCAAACCCCAAGGCTTTTGCATATTCTAATCCTGGAAAACTTAACAAGCAGGCGGCTCGATCACACGAT gtcaaggagaagagatTACATGTTCCTCAGGTCGATCGTATGCCTGAGGAGGCTCCTCCAACGGTGGTTGCAATCGTCGGACCCTCTGGT GTTGGCAAGACGACTTTGCTCAAATCCTTGATCCGTCGATACACTAAGCAGACTTTGAGCTCTCCACAAGGTCCTTTGACTGTGGTCACGACTAAGCGCAAACGCCTCACGTTCTTAGAATGCCCTTCCGATTCCCTCGCCGCTATGATTGATATTGCCAAGATCGCAGATATTGTTCTTCTGATGATTGACGGGAACTACGGATTTGAGATGGAGACGATGGAGTTTCTGAACGCTCTTTCAACGAGTGGTATGCCTGGAAACGTGTTCGGTATTCTCACTCATCTTGATTTATTCAAGAAGCAGAGTACTCTGCGCATGACGAAAAAGCGCCTCAAGCACCGTTTTTGGAGTGAGCTCTACCAGGGCGCAAAACTCTTCTACCTCTCTGGTGTGATCAACGGCCGATATCCCGATCGCGAGGTTCACAATCTTTCTCGTTTCTTGTCGGTCATGAAGAACCCGCGTCCGCTTATCTGGCGCAACTCCCACCCGTATGCGCTCGCCGACCGCTTTTTGGACATCACTCCCCCAACTCAAATCGAAGAGAATCCGAAGTGCGATCGAACCGTGGCACTTTACGGCTACCTCCGTGGCACCAATTTCCCTGCGCAAGGCGCACGAGTGCATGTTCCCGGTGTCGGTGATCTGACGGTCTCCGGTATTGAAGGGCTCCCCGATCCTTGCCCCACCCCCTATATGGATCAGCAGATAGCCAAAGCCACTGGCAAGTCTAATCGACGTCGGCTGGGTGAGAAGCAGAAGCTACTTTTTGCTCCAATGTCCGATGTTGGTGGCGTGCTGGTTGATAAAGATGCCGTTTATATTGACCTCAAAACCAACACCTTTGACCGCGGATCGGACGATGAGTCTGACGATGAGAACCGCGGGCTGGGCGAAAAGCTCGTCGTAGGCCTCCAAGGTGAACGACGAATGCTCGGCGAGGCTGATGAGGGCATTCGTTTGTTCAGAGGTGGTGAAGCAGTTGCCAAAGCCGAGGACGCCGAAGGAAGTGGCAGAAAACACAAGCGTCATGCGCGCGTTGCTGACACCGAGCGTGTGACCGAGCTCGGTtccgacgaagaagatgccagcgaggaggatgaagatgaatttggagatgatcaagacgaAAACGACGACTTcagtgacgacgaggacggcGAGATTGATATGTCTGCACCGGCGGACTTCGAGTCGAAATTTAAGGAAAGACAGAACGGATCTCTGCAGCGTGAGGCTGAAGATGTCGCGTTTGCTGATAGCGACTCAGATCTTGGCTCTGTCTCGTCCGTCGAGGATCAAGAACTGGACAGtggcgaggaagacgacgaagacgacgacgaggaggatgaggatgaggatgaggaaggaaaTGCCCGTTGGAAGGACAACATGCTTACAAACGCAAAGGCTTTGCATGGAAAGCGTCCTGCATTCCGTGTCAAGGATCTGTCGAGAATGATGTACGATGAGTCCATCACTCCTGCGGAAGTTGTGCAGATCTGGCGAGGCGAGGACCGCGATGACGACGAATCGGATATTGAAGTGGGTGAAGATGGGGAGGAATTTTTCAAGAAGACAGATAACGAAAAGCGCGACCAAGAAGACTTCCGGGCCGTCCCTGACTATGACTACGAGGAGCTTGAACGCAAGTGGCGAGACGAGGAGCTGATTGAATCCTTAAAGCGACGCTTCGTTACTGGCAAGCTTGGGGGAGGCGGTTCCGATGACGAACTTGAAGAAGGCGATTTGGATGACCTTGACTCGGATGATGAGGGTGACGGTGCCTTTGAAGATCTTGAAACGGGTGAAGCTTTCGACGGCtttgacgacgatgacgaaaaagacgaggatgaggagggagatgagaacGACGAGGAGACCCCCGAGGGCCCTGCTGACCTCGACGCTGAGCGGGAGCGCAATGCGAAGCGGAAGGAAGAGCTTAAATTACGTttcgaagaagaagatcgtgAAGGATTTGCAAATGCAAAAGACGGCCAAAGAGATGGAATGGAGGGTGAGTTTGGGGAAGACGATTGGTACGACTTGCAAAAGGCCAAGATGCAAAAGCAGCTTGACATCAATCGAGCCGAATTCGAGGAGCTCGACCCGGCCTCGCGTGCTCGTGCCGAAGGATACAAGGCCGGAACTTACGCTCGGATTGTCCTCGAAAATGTGCCCTACGAGTTTGCCGCAAAGTTCAACCCTCGCTTCCCCGTGATTGTTGGTGGTTTAGCACCCACCGAGGATCGATTTGGCTACGTCCAAATTCGTATTAAAAGGCACCGATGGCAcaagaagatcttgaagagcaATGATCCGCTCATCTTCTCCCTGGGATGGCGTCGGTTCCAGTCACTGCCCATCTACAGCACCTCAGACAGTCGAACTCGAAACCGAATGCTCAAGTACACACCCGAGCATATGCATTGTTTCGGTGTCTTTTACGGCCCCCTCGTTGCTCCCAACACTGGTTTCTGTTGTGTCCAGTCATTCTCCAACAAGAACCCCGGGTTCCGCATTGCCGCAACCGGTGTTGTGCTCAGCGTGGACGAGCACACCGAAATtgtgaagaagctcaagctcaCGGGTGTGCCTTacaagatcttcaagaatACCGCATTCATCAAAGACATGTTCAATTCCTCTCTTGAGATTGCCAAGTTTGAGGGTGCGTCCATCAAGACCGTGTCTGGTATTCGAGGTCAGATCAAGAGAGCTTTGAGCAAGCCGGAGGGATACTTCCGTGCCACTTTTGAGGATAAGATCTTGATGAGTGATATCGTTTTCCTGCGCGCATGGTACCCTATCAAGCCTCACCGCTTCTACAACCCCGTGACCAACTTGCTCGACCAAGAGGAAGGCGGCGCTGGCGACAGCGGCTGGCAAGGCATGCGACTCACCGGTGAGGTGCGCCGTGACCAGGGTATCCCCACGCCGATGAACAAGGACTCTGCGTACCGTAAGATTGAGCGTCAGGAACGCCACTTCAACCCTCTTCGGGTCCCCAAGCAGCTCGCCGCCGAATTGCCATACAAGTCGCAGATcaccaagatgaagaagcatTCGGACAAGACATACATGCAGAAGCGTGCGGTCGTgcttggtggagaagaaaagaaggcccgCGATCTGATGCAGAAGTTGACCACCATGCGGAATGAAAAGCAGGCCAAGCGTGCGGCGAAGCAAGAAGAACGCCGAAAGGTCTATCGCGCCAAGGTGGCGGACagcctggagaagaagactgcTCGTGAGAAGCGTGAGCGTGATGACTACTGGCGCCGAGAAGGCAAGAAGCGAAAGAACGACGATGATtctggcggtggtggtgggaaAAAGCGCAAGTGA